A single Rhodothermales bacterium DNA region contains:
- a CDS encoding carbohydrate kinase, whose amino-acid sequence MNRQRNTANGAAPVVCIGEVLWDALPDGLFLGGAVFNVSYHLNRLGTPAVMASRVGTDRLGTEIRARMAALGQSDRLVQWDTRHETGFVRVFLDREGVPGYEILGPVAWDFMEASRDLLDVAQVAPAVVFGTLAQRSVDSRKTIRRVLASPGIKVLDVNLRPPDADPDVVGHALEAADLAKMAFEELNQFAAWWHGPEDFSARVAWLAERFGIRRVCVTAGGDGAWLLDPEGLHRAHGIPIRVADTVGAGDAFLAGLTHALLTGKEGPEALDYANRLGALVASRDGATPDYEPGELVA is encoded by the coding sequence GTGAACCGACAACGAAACACTGCGAACGGTGCGGCTCCGGTCGTCTGCATAGGCGAGGTCCTTTGGGACGCCCTGCCGGATGGTCTCTTTCTTGGAGGGGCCGTCTTCAATGTGTCCTATCACCTGAACCGGCTGGGCACGCCCGCGGTCATGGCCTCCCGAGTCGGGACCGACCGACTTGGAACCGAGATTCGGGCCCGCATGGCGGCGCTCGGACAATCTGACAGACTGGTGCAGTGGGACACGCGGCACGAAACGGGATTCGTCCGCGTGTTTCTTGATCGCGAGGGCGTGCCGGGATACGAAATTCTGGGACCGGTCGCCTGGGATTTCATGGAGGCGAGCCGGGACTTGCTCGATGTTGCGCAGGTGGCTCCGGCCGTGGTGTTTGGTACCCTGGCGCAGCGAAGTGTGGACAGTCGAAAGACCATCCGGAGAGTACTGGCCTCCCCCGGCATCAAGGTGCTCGACGTGAACCTGCGTCCGCCTGACGCCGATCCTGACGTGGTCGGGCACGCGCTGGAGGCTGCCGATCTCGCCAAGATGGCCTTTGAGGAGCTCAATCAGTTTGCCGCCTGGTGGCACGGCCCGGAGGACTTCAGCGCGCGCGTGGCCTGGTTGGCCGAGCGTTTCGGTATCCGTCGTGTCTGCGTGACCGCAGGCGGAGACGGCGCATGGTTGCTGGACCCGGAGGGGCTGCACCGTGCCCACGGCATCCCGATCAGGGTGGCCGACACCGTAGGCGCCGGCGATGCCTTCCTCGCCGGCCTCACGCACGCGCTACTGACAGGGAAGGAGGGTCCAGAGGCGCTGGACTATGCCAACCGACTGGGTGCCCTCGTGGCTTCACGCGACGGCGCGACCCCCGACTACGAGCCCGGCGAACTGGTCGCCTAA
- a CDS encoding HmuY family protein, with translation MRFVLLLLMVLAATLPATAQDVRSVDNLFVADGLVYFNLRTGEAVPAAEKTETNWDILINGVEIHANRGGQLLVAAFDDVAESPVEGMKRGLVKTADGEQWYSYDMSTHVVTPKEGHTFVLMLADDSYAKLVVDSYYHRVTEDPRYLTFRYTIADDGSPVFGADGPGH, from the coding sequence ATGCGTTTCGTGCTCCTTCTCCTGATGGTGCTTGCCGCCACGCTCCCCGCAACAGCGCAGGACGTGCGCTCCGTCGACAACCTGTTCGTGGCGGACGGCCTGGTCTACTTCAACCTGCGCACCGGGGAGGCCGTACCGGCTGCCGAAAAGACGGAAACCAACTGGGACATCCTCATCAACGGTGTCGAGATCCACGCCAACCGGGGCGGACAGCTGCTGGTAGCTGCGTTCGACGACGTGGCCGAGTCTCCCGTCGAGGGCATGAAGCGCGGGCTCGTCAAGACCGCTGACGGCGAGCAGTGGTACAGCTACGACATGAGTACCCACGTCGTGACGCCCAAGGAGGGCCACACCTTCGTGCTCATGTTGGCCGACGACTCCTACGCCAAGCTGGTGGTCGACAGCTACTACCACCGGGTTACGGAAGACCCCCGGTACCTGACGTTCCGGTATACGATTGCCGATGACGGCTCGCCGGTATTCGGTGCGGACGGCCCCGGTCACTGA
- a CDS encoding glycoside hydrolase family 3 C-terminal domain-containing protein, which produces MRSIGLLLLLGVAVEAGAQPYQDASLPIAERVEDLLARMTLEEKAAQVVCVWQGKSVLFDAEGAFDAGAAQKAFPHGVGCIARPSDYSGLAGGPSDYKGAYDTTVLTNALQRWAMEDTRLGIPVLFHEEGLHGLQARDGTHFPQAIALAGTFDTELVERVYRRVGREIRARGVHHVLSPVVDVARDARWGRIEETYGEDPFLVSRMGVAAVRGFQGTQLPIGPEHVMATLKHMTGHGQPESGMNVGPAQIAERTLREVFFPPFETAIREAGAQAVMASYNEIDGVPSHANRWLLTDVLRHEWGFDGLVVADYGGIGELVRRHSVAAEVEDAARQALAAGVDIELPDGEAYLTLVGQVRRGDLSEAVLDVAARRVLAFKFQAGLFEHPMADPEQAERITGDAAARELALEAARKAIVLLKNDGVLPLSRNPGRIAVIGPHADDVVLGGYSHEPRQTVSILEGIRALADDVVYTEGARITDTRGWFADEVRLPDPAEDARRVDEAVAVAAESDVAVLVIGENEQVSREAWVESHLGDRASLQLIGNQQEMVERIVATGTPTVVVLNHGRPLAVTWIAEHVPAILDTWYLGQETGTAVAEALFGIVNPGARLPVTVPREVGQLPMFYNHKPTARRGYLFDSAEPLWPFGFGLSYTTFSYSEPSLSADTIAPDGSVIASVAVTNTGERAGDEVVQLYLRDDVSSVTRPVLELRGFERITLEAGETRTVSFELGPEDWRFYDRAMQRVVEPGTFSILIGPDSENLQRVTLTVQ; this is translated from the coding sequence ATGCGGAGTATTGGTCTGTTGCTGCTTCTGGGCGTAGCTGTGGAAGCCGGCGCACAACCCTACCAGGACGCTTCATTGCCCATCGCCGAGCGGGTTGAAGACCTGCTCGCACGCATGACCCTGGAGGAGAAGGCCGCGCAGGTGGTTTGCGTGTGGCAGGGGAAGAGCGTGCTCTTTGATGCGGAAGGCGCGTTCGATGCGGGGGCCGCTCAGAAAGCCTTTCCGCACGGGGTAGGCTGCATTGCGCGGCCGTCAGACTATAGTGGCCTTGCCGGCGGGCCGTCGGACTACAAGGGTGCCTACGACACCACGGTGCTCACCAACGCGCTGCAGCGCTGGGCCATGGAGGATACACGGCTCGGCATTCCGGTCCTTTTTCACGAGGAGGGTCTGCATGGGCTGCAGGCGCGTGACGGCACTCATTTTCCGCAGGCCATCGCCCTGGCGGGCACATTCGACACCGAACTGGTGGAGCGGGTGTACCGACGCGTGGGTCGCGAAATCAGAGCCCGTGGGGTGCATCATGTCCTGTCTCCGGTGGTGGACGTGGCTCGCGACGCGCGATGGGGACGCATCGAAGAGACCTACGGCGAGGACCCGTTTCTAGTGTCCCGCATGGGCGTGGCCGCCGTTCGGGGCTTCCAGGGCACCCAACTGCCCATCGGTCCCGAGCATGTCATGGCGACGCTCAAACACATGACCGGACACGGGCAGCCAGAGTCCGGAATGAACGTGGGTCCGGCCCAGATTGCCGAGCGCACGCTGCGTGAGGTCTTTTTCCCGCCGTTTGAGACTGCTATTCGGGAGGCGGGCGCCCAGGCTGTCATGGCCTCCTACAACGAGATCGATGGGGTGCCGTCACACGCAAATCGCTGGCTGCTGACTGATGTACTGCGGCACGAGTGGGGATTTGACGGCCTGGTGGTTGCCGACTACGGTGGCATCGGCGAGTTGGTGCGTCGGCACTCGGTGGCGGCGGAAGTCGAGGATGCGGCGCGGCAGGCGCTTGCGGCTGGTGTCGACATCGAGCTGCCCGACGGCGAGGCGTACCTAACGCTTGTGGGGCAGGTGCGGCGTGGAGATCTGTCCGAAGCCGTGTTGGACGTGGCCGCGCGCCGCGTACTGGCGTTCAAGTTCCAGGCCGGCCTGTTCGAACACCCGATGGCCGACCCGGAACAGGCGGAGCGCATAACGGGCGATGCGGCCGCGCGCGAGCTGGCCCTGGAGGCCGCCCGGAAGGCCATCGTGCTTCTGAAGAATGACGGAGTGCTGCCCCTGAGTCGCAATCCCGGCCGGATTGCAGTCATCGGGCCCCATGCAGATGACGTGGTGCTGGGCGGTTACTCCCACGAGCCGAGGCAGACGGTCAGCATCCTTGAGGGTATTCGGGCCCTGGCTGACGATGTGGTCTACACAGAGGGTGCGCGCATCACCGACACCAGAGGCTGGTTTGCTGACGAAGTACGACTGCCCGACCCGGCCGAGGATGCTCGCCGTGTGGACGAGGCCGTGGCCGTCGCGGCAGAGTCCGACGTTGCTGTTCTGGTCATCGGCGAGAACGAGCAAGTCAGCCGGGAGGCGTGGGTTGAAAGCCATCTGGGCGACCGGGCGTCGTTGCAGTTGATCGGGAATCAGCAAGAGATGGTCGAACGCATTGTGGCCACCGGCACGCCCACCGTGGTGGTTCTCAACCACGGGCGTCCGCTTGCCGTTACCTGGATTGCGGAGCATGTGCCGGCCATCCTGGACACGTGGTATCTGGGGCAGGAAACTGGCACCGCGGTGGCGGAGGCGCTGTTCGGTATCGTCAATCCCGGTGCCAGACTGCCGGTGACGGTCCCTCGGGAGGTCGGGCAGCTTCCCATGTTCTACAACCACAAGCCGACCGCGCGCAGAGGGTATCTGTTCGATAGTGCCGAGCCACTCTGGCCGTTCGGCTTCGGCCTCTCGTACACCACGTTCTCCTATTCGGAGCCGTCTCTGAGCGCCGACACGATCGCCCCGGACGGTTCCGTGATTGCCAGCGTAGCCGTGACGAACACCGGAGAACGCGCCGGCGACGAGGTTGTGCAGTTGTACCTGCGGGACGACGTGTCCAGCGTCACCCGTCCGGTGCTGGAATTGCGCGGATTTGAGCGCATCACGCTCGAGGCCGGCGAAACCCGGACCGTCTCCTTCGAGCTAGGCCCCGAGGACTGGCGCTTCTACGACCGTGCCATGCAGCGCGTCGTGGAGCCCGGCACGTTCAGCATCCTGATTGGTCCGGACTCAGAAAACCTGCAGCGCGTGACGCTGACTGTTCAGTGA
- a CDS encoding sugar porter family MFS transporter: protein MSQPNQEQNTLLITLISIVATIGGFLFGFDSGVINGTVDGLQAAFDSDSVGTGFNVASMLLGCAVGAFFAGRLADRFGRRSLLIVAAVFFTISAWGSGVSDGSLEFVIYRVLGGLAVGAASVMAPAYISEIAPAEIRGRLATIQQIAIITGLFAAFVSNYLLANAAGASTAEFWGGYQAWRWMFWIEVAPAIIFFGTLLAIPESPRFLVMSGKKEQARAVLTRLFGATSADAKVAEIDASLAADHHRPRLSDIIDKQSGRIRKIVWVGIGLATFQQLVGINVIFYYGAVLWQAVGFTESDALMINVLSGAISIAACTFTLLLIDKWGRKPFLWVGSAGMAVTLGLVAVAFSTGTLDASGTLQLSDGMGVLALIAANAYVVFFNASWGPVMWVMLGEMFPNQIRGSGLAVAGLFQWGSNFAITMTFPILLAGIGLAAAYSIYAFFAVVSVWFVLRFVHETKGVELEDMQG from the coding sequence ATGAGCCAGCCCAACCAGGAGCAGAATACGCTGCTGATCACCTTGATCAGTATAGTCGCCACCATTGGCGGTTTTCTGTTTGGATTCGACAGCGGAGTCATCAACGGCACCGTTGATGGACTGCAGGCGGCATTCGACTCCGACTCCGTGGGCACCGGGTTCAACGTGGCCTCGATGCTGCTGGGCTGCGCAGTCGGCGCCTTCTTCGCAGGCAGACTCGCCGACCGGTTCGGTAGACGCTCCCTTCTGATTGTTGCGGCCGTGTTCTTTACGATCAGCGCGTGGGGCTCCGGCGTTTCGGACGGATCGCTGGAGTTCGTGATCTACCGCGTTCTGGGCGGGCTGGCGGTCGGTGCAGCGTCGGTCATGGCGCCCGCCTATATCAGTGAAATTGCACCGGCGGAGATTCGCGGGCGATTGGCCACGATCCAGCAGATCGCCATCATCACGGGCCTCTTCGCAGCGTTCGTGAGCAACTACCTGCTGGCGAACGCGGCAGGTGCATCGACGGCTGAGTTCTGGGGCGGGTATCAGGCGTGGCGCTGGATGTTCTGGATCGAGGTGGCTCCGGCCATCATCTTCTTCGGCACGCTGCTCGCGATCCCCGAAAGTCCCCGCTTCCTGGTCATGAGCGGAAAGAAGGAGCAGGCCCGCGCCGTGCTGACCAGGTTGTTTGGTGCCACGTCCGCGGATGCCAAAGTCGCCGAAATCGATGCATCCCTGGCAGCCGACCATCATCGTCCACGCCTTTCGGACATCATCGACAAGCAGTCGGGACGCATCCGCAAGATCGTCTGGGTCGGCATCGGACTCGCGACCTTCCAGCAACTCGTAGGGATCAACGTCATTTTCTACTACGGCGCCGTGCTCTGGCAGGCCGTCGGGTTTACCGAGAGCGATGCGCTCATGATCAACGTGCTGTCGGGTGCCATTTCCATTGCCGCCTGCACGTTTACCCTGCTGCTCATCGACAAGTGGGGCCGCAAGCCGTTCCTGTGGGTCGGCTCGGCCGGCATGGCCGTGACACTTGGCCTGGTCGCAGTCGCGTTTTCGACGGGCACCCTCGACGCGTCGGGCACCTTGCAATTGTCGGACGGCATGGGCGTGCTGGCGCTCATCGCGGCCAACGCCTACGTGGTCTTCTTCAATGCCTCCTGGGGCCCGGTGATGTGGGTGATGCTGGGCGAGATGTTCCCAAACCAGATTCGCGGATCCGGGCTTGCCGTTGCCGGCCTGTTCCAGTGGGGGTCAAACTTCGCCATCACCATGACCTTCCCGATTCTGCTGGCGGGAATTGGTCTGGCTGCAGCCTACAGCATCTACGCCTTCTTTGCCGTCGTGTCCGTGTGGTTCGTGCTTCGCTTTGTGCACGAGACCAAAGGGGTCGAACTGGAGGACATGCAGGGTTGA